The following proteins are co-located in the Ketogulonicigenium robustum genome:
- a CDS encoding PIG-L family deacetylase — MLTDRSRLFRRAAQPRLARLARALGRLQSTVTMMNTGAHPDDEQTGLLAWFSAGRGMRVVVACSTRGEGGQNALGPERGAALGLVRSREMEEAARAIDADVAWLGHGPVDPVHDFGFSKDGKDTLERWGRQRVIDRLVRAYREYRPDIVIPTFLDVPGQHGHHRAMTEAAEAALALAADPAYEMDGLAPWQVAKFYLPAWSGGGETYDDELPPPATTVMVHAPGTDPVTGMRYDQLGEVSRGYHASQGMGHWRALPRVQWPLHGAAPEDDVLDNLPATLAQLAAVAGAPDTLQTAAAQIDAARAAFPHEGPMIAALAAAHAALSVPLAPDFAAAHGHRITRKIAEVEAALALAAGVDATAWLQDPLVPGRSATLAVWVNPGAATVQGVGAEGIPQRGGAVEADGLHLITLAVPADQSPSSRYLPGWTRMGGNGILSASINLRVDSIAFTLPLDLEEEPLLQPAYSVTPSADAVLINLAQPQPVSFAVTGNAPDGGVAFGQIDGLNVAAADGKVTLTPGALGAGKLRLPISVAGQPGWQAKPISYAHIGRLTQVTPAGVDILALDLKMPEGRVGYVGGGADRVGLWLQRMGADVVDLDVAAFDLARANGFAGFDTIVVGIFTFGLRPDLADATADLREWVQAGGNLVTLYHRPWDNWKPDETTPARMVVDSPSLRWRVTRPNAPVTILEPDHDLLAGPNPITHADFDGWDKERGLYFLSSWDDVYQPLLAMSDPDEQPLLGSLVTGRVGEGRHTHCALVLHHQMDRLVPGAFRLMANLIQPA; from the coding sequence ATGCTGACTGACCGTTCCCGCCTTTTCCGCCGCGCCGCGCAGCCGCGACTGGCACGTCTTGCCCGCGCGCTGGGCCGCCTGCAATCGACGGTTACGATGATGAACACGGGTGCCCACCCCGATGACGAACAAACCGGCCTGCTCGCGTGGTTTAGCGCGGGGCGCGGGATGCGGGTGGTCGTGGCTTGCTCGACGCGCGGCGAGGGGGGGCAGAATGCGCTCGGGCCCGAACGCGGCGCGGCGCTCGGCCTCGTCCGCTCGCGCGAGATGGAGGAAGCGGCCCGCGCCATTGACGCCGATGTTGCATGGCTGGGGCATGGGCCGGTTGATCCTGTCCACGACTTTGGGTTTTCCAAGGACGGCAAAGACACGCTGGAACGCTGGGGTCGCCAGCGCGTGATCGACCGGCTGGTGCGGGCCTACCGCGAATACCGCCCCGACATCGTGATCCCGACCTTCCTTGATGTGCCCGGCCAACATGGCCACCACCGCGCCATGACCGAGGCCGCCGAGGCCGCCCTCGCGCTGGCTGCCGACCCCGCCTACGAGATGGACGGACTTGCCCCGTGGCAGGTTGCGAAATTCTACCTGCCCGCGTGGTCGGGCGGCGGCGAGACATATGACGATGAACTGCCGCCTCCCGCGACGACGGTGATGGTGCATGCGCCGGGCACCGACCCCGTTACCGGCATGCGCTATGATCAGCTGGGCGAAGTCTCGCGCGGCTACCATGCCTCGCAAGGTATGGGGCACTGGCGTGCGCTGCCGCGTGTGCAATGGCCGCTGCACGGCGCCGCCCCCGAGGATGACGTGCTGGACAATCTGCCCGCAACTCTGGCGCAACTGGCGGCCGTCGCTGGCGCGCCCGACACGCTGCAGACCGCCGCCGCGCAAATAGACGCCGCCCGCGCCGCGTTCCCGCACGAAGGCCCGATGATTGCAGCGCTAGCCGCCGCGCATGCCGCGCTCAGCGTGCCGTTGGCGCCTGACTTTGCCGCTGCCCACGGCCACCGCATCACCCGCAAAATCGCCGAGGTCGAGGCCGCGCTGGCGCTGGCCGCGGGCGTTGATGCAACCGCATGGCTGCAAGACCCGCTGGTGCCAGGCCGCAGCGCGACACTGGCCGTGTGGGTCAACCCCGGCGCTGCCACAGTGCAAGGCGTGGGTGCCGAGGGTATTCCCCAACGCGGCGGCGCGGTCGAGGCTGATGGCCTGCACCTGATCACGCTGGCCGTACCCGCAGATCAGTCGCCCAGCAGCCGCTATCTGCCCGGCTGGACGCGCATGGGCGGCAACGGCATTTTGTCCGCCAGCATCAACCTGCGGGTCGACAGTATCGCCTTCACCCTTCCGCTTGATCTCGAGGAAGAACCGCTGCTGCAACCGGCGTATTCGGTGACGCCTTCGGCCGATGCTGTGCTGATCAATCTGGCGCAGCCGCAGCCGGTCAGCTTCGCGGTGACTGGCAACGCGCCCGACGGCGGTGTTGCGTTCGGCCAGATCGACGGCCTGAATGTCGCGGCGGCGGACGGCAAGGTCACGCTGACGCCCGGCGCGTTGGGGGCGGGCAAGTTGCGCCTGCCGATCTCGGTCGCGGGGCAGCCCGGCTGGCAGGCGAAGCCGATTTCCTATGCGCACATCGGTCGCCTCACCCAAGTGACGCCCGCAGGTGTCGATATTCTGGCCCTTGATCTGAAGATGCCCGAGGGCCGCGTTGGCTATGTCGGCGGCGGGGCCGACCGCGTTGGATTGTGGCTGCAACGCATGGGCGCGGATGTGGTCGATCTGGACGTAGCCGCCTTTGATCTGGCGCGGGCGAACGGCTTTGCGGGCTTCGACACGATTGTTGTCGGGATCTTCACCTTTGGTCTGCGCCCCGATTTGGCCGATGCGACCGCTGATCTGCGGGAATGGGTGCAGGCGGGGGGCAATCTGGTGACCCTCTACCACCGCCCGTGGGACAACTGGAAGCCCGACGAGACAACACCCGCCCGCATGGTCGTCGACAGTCCGTCGCTGCGGTGGCGCGTCACTCGCCCGAATGCGCCAGTGACGATTCTCGAACCTGACCATGACCTGCTGGCTGGCCCGAACCCCATCACCCACGCCGATTTTGACGGCTGGGATAAGGAACGCGGGCTTTACTTCCTGTCGTCGTGGGACGACGTCTACCAGCCACTGCTGGCGATGTCCGACCCTGATGAACAACCCCTGCTGGGGTCGCTGGTGACAGGGCGCGTCGGGGAAGGGCGGCACACGCATTGTGCGCTTGTGCTGCACCACCAGATGGATCGTCTGGTGCCCGGCGCGTTCCGGTTGATGGCGAACCTGATCCAGCCTGCCTGA
- a CDS encoding ROK family transcriptional regulator yields the protein MTTDDANPPKPQRAIGANPERNRAHNRSLVLGLLREHGEIGRAAMARHTRLTQQAVGNIIEELLDEGLVIEMGRLRAGRGQPARQFSLNPQGPVSLGVEIAAGHLVTVFQGLTGGLRARSIVPLADTTPGPVMAALQQQIALLGAETGSPAIIGMGVVMPGPFEIEGISAVGPATLKGWAGRDPAAMIRDVTGISTVMHENDATAAAVYESLHGAGRALRDFCHVYFGVGLGLGIIHDGRPLRGAFGNAGEIGQLVLPPRDGGPAVPVEDRTSVFALWDFLRETRGPDVSDLDLLTGLDPETDPPLLAWVRQAADHLSPLLALVENLFDPETITLGGLMPRPVLNALIDHLNPLPVTVSSRQARSLSRVILGHTGPYTAALGAAAMPLLDHNTAAELRHDNRT from the coding sequence ATGACAACCGACGACGCCAACCCGCCCAAGCCCCAGCGTGCCATCGGGGCCAACCCCGAGCGCAACCGCGCCCACAACCGCAGCCTCGTGCTGGGGCTGCTGCGCGAGCATGGCGAGATCGGTCGCGCCGCCATGGCGCGTCACACGCGCCTGACCCAGCAGGCGGTGGGCAATATTATCGAGGAACTGCTGGACGAAGGGTTGGTCATCGAAATGGGCCGCCTGCGGGCGGGCCGTGGCCAACCTGCACGCCAGTTTTCTTTGAATCCTCAGGGGCCTGTCAGCTTGGGGGTGGAAATTGCGGCGGGCCACTTGGTCACCGTTTTTCAGGGGCTGACGGGGGGGCTGCGCGCGCGCAGCATTGTTCCGCTGGCCGACACGACCCCCGGCCCGGTGATGGCTGCGCTGCAACAGCAGATCGCGCTGTTGGGGGCCGAGACCGGATCGCCCGCGATTATCGGCATGGGCGTCGTGATGCCCGGCCCGTTCGAGATTGAGGGTATAAGCGCTGTCGGCCCTGCAACCTTGAAGGGGTGGGCTGGCCGCGATCCTGCCGCGATGATTCGTGATGTGACCGGCATTTCCACCGTGATGCACGAAAATGATGCAACCGCCGCCGCGGTTTACGAAAGCCTGCACGGCGCAGGGCGGGCGCTGCGCGATTTCTGCCATGTCTATTTCGGGGTCGGTCTGGGCCTTGGGATCATACACGACGGACGCCCGCTGCGCGGCGCGTTCGGCAACGCGGGTGAAATTGGGCAGCTGGTTCTGCCCCCGCGCGACGGTGGCCCCGCCGTTCCGGTCGAGGATCGCACCTCGGTCTTTGCTTTGTGGGACTTTCTGCGCGAGACGCGCGGGCCGGACGTGTCCGACCTTGATCTGCTGACGGGCCTTGACCCAGAAACCGACCCGCCGCTGCTGGCATGGGTGCGTCAGGCCGCCGACCACCTGTCGCCGCTGCTGGCGCTGGTCGAAAACCTGTTCGACCCCGAAACGATCACCTTGGGTGGGCTGATGCCGCGCCCTGTGCTGAACGCGCTGATCGACCATCTGAACCCTTTGCCCGTGACCGTTTCCAGCCGTCAGGCGCGCAGCCTGTCGCGGGTCATTTTGGGGCACACCGGCCCCTATACCGCCGCGTTGGGCGCGGCGGCTATGCCTTTGCTTGATCATAATACAGCCGCGGAACTGCGGCACGACAACAGGACCTGA
- a CDS encoding extracellular solute-binding protein has product MRTLSKIAALASGVSFLSVGAASAVEIEYWQYVFDTRVAAVDQLIENFQAANPDITVKHVTFPYADYQTRVVAGTMAGQGPDVMQFFYGWLDNFIAQDLVQPLDPAVFQTAEIEADFFPIVSAMERDGAYYGLPTAVRSLALFYNKDRMAAFGLDPESPPATLDELIAQAKASTERDAAGNYTSIGLTIEMGGQDHQWWREALVRQFGGEPYDADGNVAYTSDAGKAAFQWYTDLANVEHVGAPGFMDEGQAAFKAGLATFTIDGTFRLGAFAPNPFEWGVTELPANDEGVRGNYSSYFANGIGADVEGEELEAAQKFLAYLSSDEAMQVWLDVVGELPARRAAALTDENLANPIYGPFLRGLEYAHTTRFYDEAGQRKVMLDAANRVFLEGMNPGEALDIAGREEQAIIDELR; this is encoded by the coding sequence ATGCGTACACTGTCGAAGATCGCGGCGCTGGCCAGTGGCGTCAGCTTCCTGTCGGTCGGGGCAGCCTCGGCTGTCGAGATCGAATATTGGCAATATGTTTTTGATACACGCGTGGCTGCCGTCGATCAGCTGATCGAGAATTTCCAGGCCGCGAACCCCGATATCACCGTCAAACACGTCACCTTCCCCTACGCGGATTACCAAACCCGCGTTGTCGCTGGCACGATGGCCGGCCAAGGCCCCGACGTGATGCAGTTCTTCTACGGCTGGCTAGACAACTTTATCGCGCAAGATCTGGTCCAACCCCTGGACCCTGCTGTCTTCCAGACGGCCGAAATCGAAGCGGACTTCTTCCCGATCGTCTCGGCAATGGAACGTGATGGCGCGTATTATGGCCTGCCCACTGCTGTGCGTTCGCTGGCGTTGTTCTACAACAAAGACCGCATGGCCGCCTTTGGCCTTGACCCCGAAAGCCCCCCCGCCACGCTCGACGAGCTGATCGCCCAAGCGAAAGCCTCGACCGAGCGCGACGCAGCCGGCAACTACACCTCGATCGGCCTGACAATCGAAATGGGCGGGCAAGATCACCAATGGTGGCGCGAGGCGCTGGTGCGCCAATTCGGCGGCGAGCCCTATGACGCTGACGGCAACGTGGCCTACACATCCGATGCAGGCAAAGCGGCGTTCCAATGGTACACCGATTTGGCGAATGTCGAACATGTCGGCGCGCCGGGTTTCATGGACGAAGGCCAAGCCGCCTTTAAAGCGGGCCTTGCCACCTTCACCATCGACGGAACCTTCCGTCTGGGCGCGTTTGCACCCAACCCATTCGAATGGGGCGTGACCGAACTGCCCGCCAACGACGAAGGCGTGCGCGGCAACTATTCGTCCTACTTCGCCAACGGCATCGGTGCCGATGTCGAGGGCGAAGAGCTGGAAGCAGCCCAGAAGTTCTTGGCTTACCTGTCCTCGGACGAAGCCATGCAGGTGTGGCTGGACGTCGTGGGCGAGCTGCCCGCCCGCCGCGCTGCGGCCCTTACCGACGAAAATCTGGCAAACCCGATCTATGGCCCGTTCCTGCGCGGTCTGGAATACGCGCACACCACCCGCTTCTACGACGAAGCCGGTCAGCGCAAGGTCATGCTGGATGCGGCCAACCGCGTCTTCTTGGAAGGTATGAACCCGGGCGAAGCCCTGGACATTGCCGGCCGCGAAGAACAAGCCATCATCGACGAACTGCGCTAA
- a CDS encoding carbohydrate ABC transporter permease: protein MSVTDQKGAAERRPGLWSNMGIRTKHVLWAWAFLAIPVLFYVVIRFYPTLDAFWLSLTDGNIRRGPKFIGLENYTKLFSDPAFWKVFKNTFLYLIIGTPISLLVSFTIAYYLDRVRFMHGFIRALYFLPYLTTAAAMGWVWRFLYQPVPIGLINSFLTWLGFDQQPFLRSTDQALFAATIPAIWAGLGFQIIIFMAGLRAIPSSFYEAARIDGLGEFAILRKITLPLLKPTTIFLVVLSSIGFLRIFDQVQSLTANDPGGPLDSTKPLVMMIYQTAFSSFKMGYASAQTVVLFLVLLLISLLQLWLLRDKK, encoded by the coding sequence ATGTCAGTGACAGATCAAAAGGGGGCGGCAGAGCGCCGCCCCGGCCTCTGGAGCAATATGGGGATCCGCACAAAACACGTGCTGTGGGCTTGGGCTTTCCTTGCCATCCCCGTCCTGTTCTATGTCGTTATCCGCTTCTATCCCACGCTGGACGCGTTCTGGCTGTCGCTGACAGACGGCAACATCCGGCGGGGCCCGAAATTCATCGGACTTGAAAACTACACCAAGCTGTTTTCGGACCCTGCCTTTTGGAAAGTATTCAAAAACACCTTCCTCTATCTGATAATCGGCACGCCGATCTCGCTGCTGGTGTCGTTCACGATTGCCTACTACCTTGATCGTGTCCGGTTCATGCACGGCTTTATCCGCGCGCTGTATTTTCTGCCCTATCTGACGACCGCAGCGGCCATGGGCTGGGTGTGGCGGTTCCTTTACCAGCCGGTGCCGATCGGGTTGATCAACTCGTTCCTGACATGGCTGGGGTTTGACCAGCAACCGTTCCTGCGCTCGACCGATCAGGCGCTGTTTGCGGCGACCATTCCGGCCATCTGGGCGGGGCTCGGGTTTCAGATCATCATCTTTATGGCAGGTTTGCGGGCCATTCCGTCCTCGTTCTACGAGGCTGCGCGGATCGATGGCCTTGGCGAATTTGCAATCCTGCGCAAGATCACCCTGCCCTTACTGAAACCGACCACCATCTTCCTTGTCGTGCTGTCGTCCATCGGCTTCCTGCGCATTTTCGACCAAGTGCAATCGCTGACCGCGAATGACCCCGGCGGCCCGCTGGATTCGACGAAACCCCTGGTGATGATGATTTATCAGACCGCATTCTCCAGCTTCAAAATGGGCTATGCCTCGGCGCAGACGGTTGTTCTGTTCCTGGTGCTGCTGCTGATTTCGCTGCTGCAACTGTGGCTGTTGAGGGACAAGAAATGA
- a CDS encoding carbohydrate ABC transporter permease — protein MSAATQELAANTRNIRPGRIITWTLLFLGGFVMALPILYMFSTSLKPASATFDLRLIPAVPTLDNYIDILKDGRFIKWFWNSMIIAVAVTLSNVFFDSLVGYTLAKFDFRGKNIVFIGILSTLMIPTEMLVIPWYMMSAKLGWLDTHWGIMFPGMMTAFGTFLMKQFFEGVPNDFLEAARVDGLNEFTIWWKIAMPMVVPALSALAIFTFLGNWTSFLWPLISTKSPDLYTLPVGLNSFAVGEAVKWERIMTGAALATIPTLLVFLALQRFIVRGVMLAGLKG, from the coding sequence ATGAGCGCGGCGACGCAAGAACTAGCGGCGAACACCCGCAACATCCGCCCCGGCCGGATCATCACATGGACGCTGCTGTTTTTGGGCGGCTTCGTTATGGCGCTGCCGATCCTTTACATGTTTTCGACATCGCTAAAGCCCGCGTCGGCCACGTTCGACCTGCGGCTGATCCCTGCGGTTCCGACGCTGGACAACTACATCGACATTCTGAAAGACGGCCGTTTTATCAAATGGTTCTGGAATTCGATGATCATTGCGGTGGCGGTCACGCTGTCGAACGTTTTCTTCGATAGCCTTGTCGGCTACACGCTGGCCAAGTTCGACTTCCGCGGCAAGAACATCGTCTTCATCGGCATCTTGTCGACCCTGATGATCCCCACCGAAATGCTGGTGATCCCGTGGTATATGATGTCGGCAAAACTGGGCTGGCTGGACACGCACTGGGGCATCATGTTCCCCGGTATGATGACCGCCTTCGGCACCTTCTTGATGAAGCAATTCTTTGAGGGCGTCCCGAACGACTTCCTAGAGGCGGCGCGCGTCGACGGGCTAAACGAGTTCACCATCTGGTGGAAAATCGCGATGCCCATGGTGGTTCCGGCCCTGTCGGCGCTGGCGATCTTCACCTTCCTTGGCAACTGGACATCGTTCCTGTGGCCGCTGATTTCGACGAAATCGCCCGATCTTTATACGCTGCCGGTCGGCCTCAACTCCTTCGCCGTGGGCGAGGCTGTGAAATGGGAACGCATCATGACGGGTGCCGCGCTGGCGACCATCCCGACCCTGCTGGTGTTCCTGGCGCTGCAACGCTTTATCGTGCGCGGCGTGATGCTGGCTGGTCTGAAAGGCTAA